DNA from Mycobacterium sp. SMC-8:
CGATGGCCATCACGATCGTCGGCATCCCGCTCGCCCTGGCCAACCTGAAGCTGATCCCGGTGTCGTTGATGCCCCTGGGCAAGGAGATCGTGCCCGTCGACCAGGCGCACGGTCGGATCGTCGGAGCGGTGCCGTGACCGTTGTCGCACTCGGCGTGCCGTCGGTGCACCGGCCATCGTCTCCGGCCCCCGCCGAGGGCCCGTTGATCGACACCTTCGGCCGGATCGCGACCGACCTGCGGGTGTCGCTGACCGATCTGTGCAACCTGCGCTGCACCTACTGCATGCCGGCCGCGGGGCTCGACTGGCTCCCGGCCGACGCGAAGCTTCACCCGGACGAGTTGATCCGGCTATTGGGCATCGCCGTCACGCGGCTCGGCATCACCAGCGTCCGGTTCACCGGCGGCGAACCCCTGGTGGTGCCGTTCCTGGAGGACATCGTCGCAGCGACCGCCGCGTTGCGGCCACGCCCCGAGATCACGTTGACGACCAACGGCATCGGGTTGGCCAGACGTGCCGAAGCTTTGAAGGCCGCCGGACTCGACCGCATCAATGTCTCCCTCGACACCGTCGACCCGGCCCGGTTCGCCGCGATCACGCGACGCGACCGGTTCTCGGATGTGGTGGCCGGTCTACGTGCGGCCAAGGACGCCGGCCTGCGTCCGGTAAAGGTCAACGCCGTCCTCGACCCGGTGACCGGCCTGGATGACGTGGTGTCGCTGGCGCGGTTCTGCGTCGACAACGGCTACCAGCTGCGCGTGATCGAGCAGATGCCTCTCGACGCCGGGCACTCGTGGGCACGCGACCGTGTGCTCACCGCCGACGACATCCTCGGCGCGCTGAGCGCTCACTTCACGCTGACACCCGATCCACGACCACGGGGGTCGGCGCCGGCTCAGCTCTGGCAGGTGCGCGACGGCGCCGGCGTGGCAGGTCACATCGGCATCATCGCGTCGGTGTCCCGCGCGTTCTGCTCGACCTGTGACCGCACCCGGCTCACCGCCGACGGGCAGGTCCGCAATTGCCTGTTCGCACGTGAGGAAACCGACCTGCGGGTACTGCTGCGTTCCGGCGCGGACGACGCCGCGCTGGAGAGTGCGTGGCGGGCGGCCATGTGGACGAAAGCCGCCGGTCACGGCATCAATGACCCCGGCTTCGTGCAACCCGACCGTCCGATGAGCGCGATCGGCGGATGAGCGATGACTGTTGACGCCGAGGCACGGGTCACCGTCCGCTACTTCGCCGCAGCCCGCGCGGCGGCAGGCACGGAATCGGAGCTGCTGCACGTCGGCCCCGCCGGCACGGTGGCACACCTCGTGGACCTTCTGAAGGCCAGGGACGCCGGCCTGGCCCGGGTCCTGGCGCGGTGTTCCTATCTGCTCGACGGAGTTGCGGTGCGCGACATGGATTCTGAACTCCGCCACGGGCAGACCGTCGATGTTCTCCCCCCGTTCGCCGGCGGCTGACTTCACGCGCACATAAATCTAATCCGTGATTTGCGTCACATCACGGAATGGTCACGGGATGGCTACGGCACGGTTGCGCGGTATGGCACCTGCAGGAATAACGGTCGTTCCTGGTCTTTTAGAGTTTTTTTAGTATTTGCCGTCGGCGGACACACGGCGGTGAGCAAAAGGTGACGCGGCCCAGACGAGCCGTTACCGTCTTGAACCAGGCCGATCGCCCCCCACATCTGACCGGCCTGCCGCACACCAATTGCGCCGAGCTCCATCCGTTGGTGCGCGGGGACAACGAGATACAACTTGGATGGAGGCGGGGGACCCACCGGTCCACCGACATAGAAGGACCAGGAACCGTTCGGTTCCTTGGGGTGAAGCCGTCGCCGTTTCGACGACGCCGGCCGGGCAACCTCTCCAGCCCGAACCCGACAGCTGACCTCGCGGGCGCTTCAGAGAGGACCACACGCACTTATGAGTGGACGGCACCGCAAGCCCGCTTCATCTGCTGTAAACGTCGCGAAGATCGCATTCACCGGAGCAGTCATCGGAGGTGGCGGCATCGCGCTGGCCGGCCAGGCCGGAGCGGCGACGGACGGTGAGTGGGACCAGGTCGCCCGCTGCGAGTCGGGCGGCAACTGGGCCATCAACACCGGCAACGGCTACCAGGGTGGTCTGCAGTTCGCGCCGAGCACCTGGTCCGGTCACGGCGGCGGCGAGTTCGCCCCGGCCGCGCACTTGGCCACCAAGGAAGAGCAGATCGCCGTCGCCGAGCGTGTCCTGGCTTCGCAGGGCAAGGGTGCATGGCCGACGTGCGGCGGGCCGCTCTCCGCCGCAACGCCACGCAACGTCGTCGATGAACCACCGGCCCCGGTCGCACCGGTCGGCCTCGACGGGATGCTGCCGCCTCCCCCGCCGCCCCTCGACCCGTTCGCCCCGCCTGCGCCGCCTGCCCCGGCTCCGTTCGACGCGCTGGCCGCCCCGGCGCCGTTGCCGCCCGCCCCCGAGGTGCTGCCACCCGCACCAGCGCCGATCGATCCGCTCTCGGCTCCCGCGCCGATGCCGCCCGCACCCGAACCCGCACCGGCGCCTCCGGCGGACGCGCTCGCGGCTCCCGCCCCGCTGCCGCCGGCTCCGGAGGTCCTGCCTCCGGCCCCCGCCCCGGCCGTCGACGTGGTGAACGTCGCTCCCATTGACGCACCTGTGCCGCCGGCACCGGTCGACGCGCCGCCGAGCGCAATCATCGCCGCGGCCAACTGGGACGCCGCTCCGGTGCCCGCCGAGCAGCCGCAGTTGTGGTCCCTCGGTGTCGATGCGCCGCTGCAGCCGGCTCCCGCCGACCCGGCCCTGCCGCCGGCGCCGGTGCCGGTGCCTGTCCCCGCACCGGTCGCCGTCGCCGCACCGGCCCCCGACCCGCTGGCTCCGCTCGGTGCCGTAAATGTGCCGGCGCCGGCCTACGACCTCGCCAACCAGGCGATCAGCGGCGAGCTTGCCGTTCCCACCGAGGTTCCGCACCTGGCCAGCCCCGAGAACCTCCCGCCAGGCACCGCGATGGCACCGCAGGGACCTGCGCAGAGCCCGAACGTCACGTATCTCAAGGAGATTTGGCACGCGATCCAGACCCAGGAGATCTCGGGCGCGGACGCGCTGCTGGCCCTGACCCAGCGACCGCTGACCACGCCGGACCCCGGTGGCATGGCACCGAATGCTCCGGTCGCACCGCTGGCGGGTCCGGCGCCTGCCCCGTCTCCCGCGCCTGCTCCGGCTCCCGCGCCCGCCCCGGGCGCGCCCGCGCCTGCTCCGGTGGTGCCGCCCGCCTGAGGCTAGGCGGAATTCACCCATTCGTCCGTGCCGTCGGCGAAGAACTGGTGCTTCCACACCGGTAGCCGTTCTTTGACCCGGTCGACCAGGCGTGCGCATGTCTCGAAGGCCGCGCCGCGGTGGTCTGCGGCCACCGCGGCGACGAGCGCGGCATCCCCGATCTGCAGGGTGCCCACCCGGTGGCTGACAGCGATGGCACGGACTCCGTGGCTCGCGGCGGCGATCTCGGCGGCCACGTCGGCCAGTGTCTGCTCGGCGGACGGATGCGACGAGTACTCCAACCGGGTCACCGTCCGACCGCCGTCGTGGTCACGCACCACGCCGGCGAAGGTGACCACAGCGCCCGCCGCCTCATGCACCACCAGCCGCTCGTGCTCTGTCGTATCGATGGACTGTTCCGTCAGCGCGGCCCGCAGCACGGTGGTCATCGGGAATGATCCTTGCCTTGGAGTTGGTCGAGGGCGTGGTCGAGAACCTCGGCGAGAACGGAGAGACCGTCTTTGACGCCGCCGAGTGAGCCGGGCAGGTTCACGATGAGCGTGCGGCCCGCGACACCGCAGACGCCGCGCGACAGCACCGATGTCGGAACTTTCGGAAGTCCTGATCGTCTGATCGCATCGGCCAGGCCCGGGATCTCGTAGTCCAGCAGCGCCGAGGTGATCTGCGGGGTGGCGTCGGTCGGCGAGATACCGGTTCCGCCGGAGGTCAGGATCACATCCGGTTGCTCTCGGAGCCCACTGCGCAGCGCGGCGTCCACGGGTGCGCCGTCGGCGACGACGGTCGCAGGCGGGGTGTTTATCCCCCGGCCGTTGAGCCAGCCCACGAGGACCGGACCGCACCGGTCTTCGTACACACCGCCGGATGCCCGGGTCGACGCGATGACCACCAGGCCCGACCGCGTCATCTGACCCAGGTCCCCGTCTTGCCGCCTTCTTTGCGCACCACACGGACATCGTCGATGGAGGCGGCACGATCGACGGCTTTGATCATGTCGTAGACGGTCAGCGCGGCGACGGTGACCGCGGTGAGCGCTTCCATCTCCACCCCGGTGCGGTCCGTCGTGCGCACAGTCGCGGTGATCGCGACCGCACCGGGATCGTCGTCACCGCCGACGGTGAAATCGATGTCCACGCCGGTGATCGCCAACGGGTGGCAGAGCGGCACCAGATCGCTGGTTCTCTTCGCCGCCATGATCCCCGCGACACGGGCCGTCGCCAGCGCGTCGCCTTTGGGCAGGCCGTTGGAGGTGATCATGTCAACCACGTCCGGCCGGGTGTGCACGGTGCCGGCAGCCACGGCCACACGCTTGGTGGCGTCCTTGGCCGTGACGTCGACCATGTGAGCCGCGCCGGTCTCGTCGAGATGCGAGAGGCCTTCACTCACCCGGAGCGCACCGCTACTTGTTGATGACGGTGACGGCCTGGATGAAGGGCAGTTCGTCGGCGGGCAGCGGGAACGTCACGTCGCCGAACGGTGACAGTGCACCGGTGCGGTCGGTGGCAAGCTCGCTGACCGCGTGGTCATCGGGGTCCGTCGTGGGCCAACCCGGGTCGACGTATCGGTTCTTCTTGTCATCAGCCACGCTGACATTGTGGCAAACGACTCGGCGGCTGGCGAGGTCGG
Protein-coding regions in this window:
- the moaA gene encoding GTP 3',8-cyclase MoaA, whose amino-acid sequence is MTVVALGVPSVHRPSSPAPAEGPLIDTFGRIATDLRVSLTDLCNLRCTYCMPAAGLDWLPADAKLHPDELIRLLGIAVTRLGITSVRFTGGEPLVVPFLEDIVAATAALRPRPEITLTTNGIGLARRAEALKAAGLDRINVSLDTVDPARFAAITRRDRFSDVVAGLRAAKDAGLRPVKVNAVLDPVTGLDDVVSLARFCVDNGYQLRVIEQMPLDAGHSWARDRVLTADDILGALSAHFTLTPDPRPRGSAPAQLWQVRDGAGVAGHIGIIASVSRAFCSTCDRTRLTADGQVRNCLFAREETDLRVLLRSGADDAALESAWRAAMWTKAAGHGINDPGFVQPDRPMSAIGG
- a CDS encoding MoaD/ThiS family protein; translation: MTVDAEARVTVRYFAAARAAAGTESELLHVGPAGTVAHLVDLLKARDAGLARVLARCSYLLDGVAVRDMDSELRHGQTVDVLPPFAGG
- a CDS encoding transglycosylase family protein → MSGRHRKPASSAVNVAKIAFTGAVIGGGGIALAGQAGAATDGEWDQVARCESGGNWAINTGNGYQGGLQFAPSTWSGHGGGEFAPAAHLATKEEQIAVAERVLASQGKGAWPTCGGPLSAATPRNVVDEPPAPVAPVGLDGMLPPPPPPLDPFAPPAPPAPAPFDALAAPAPLPPAPEVLPPAPAPIDPLSAPAPMPPAPEPAPAPPADALAAPAPLPPAPEVLPPAPAPAVDVVNVAPIDAPVPPAPVDAPPSAIIAAANWDAAPVPAEQPQLWSLGVDAPLQPAPADPALPPAPVPVPVPAPVAVAAPAPDPLAPLGAVNVPAPAYDLANQAISGELAVPTEVPHLASPENLPPGTAMAPQGPAQSPNVTYLKEIWHAIQTQEISGADALLALTQRPLTTPDPGGMAPNAPVAPLAGPAPAPSPAPAPAPAPAPGAPAPAPVVPPA
- a CDS encoding molybdenum cofactor biosynthesis protein MoaE is translated as MTTVLRAALTEQSIDTTEHERLVVHEAAGAVVTFAGVVRDHDGGRTVTRLEYSSHPSAEQTLADVAAEIAAASHGVRAIAVSHRVGTLQIGDAALVAAVAADHRGAAFETCARLVDRVKERLPVWKHQFFADGTDEWVNSA
- a CDS encoding molybdenum cofactor biosynthesis protein B — encoded protein: MTRSGLVVIASTRASGGVYEDRCGPVLVGWLNGRGINTPPATVVADGAPVDAALRSGLREQPDVILTSGGTGISPTDATPQITSALLDYEIPGLADAIRRSGLPKVPTSVLSRGVCGVAGRTLIVNLPGSLGGVKDGLSVLAEVLDHALDQLQGKDHSR
- the moaC gene encoding cyclic pyranopterin monophosphate synthase MoaC, coding for MVDVTAKDATKRVAVAAGTVHTRPDVVDMITSNGLPKGDALATARVAGIMAAKRTSDLVPLCHPLAITGVDIDFTVGGDDDPGAVAITATVRTTDRTGVEMEALTAVTVAALTVYDMIKAVDRAASIDDVRVVRKEGGKTGTWVR